In one window of Spartinivicinus marinus DNA:
- the hisD gene encoding histidinol dehydrogenase, which translates to MSGVSITRLNSSAESFNQQLDELLKWEAVSNLNVNQTVAEIIAQIRLHGDEALIKYTNQFDRLSVNSINELAISPEALQAALEQISPEQKQALIEAANRIRQYHEEQKSCSWQYAELDGTILGQQVTPLDRVGVYVPGGKAAYPSSVLMNVIPAKVAGVKEVIMVVPTPDDQVNSLVLAAAAIAGVDKVFRVGGAQAVAALAYGTATIPKVDKVVGPGNIYVATAKRMVFGQVGIDMIAGPSEILVVCDGQTNPDWIAMDLFSQAEHDEDAQAILISPDSSYLEAVERSINKLLPEMERAEIIRQSLSCRGALIQVTDIDEAIEITNRIAPEHLELSIENPEQYLPVIRHAGAIFMGRHTPEALGDYCAGPNHVLPTSGTARFSSPLGVYDFEKRSSIIHFSAKGATKAGQVASVLARGEGLTAHARSAEFRIDKQSMGE; encoded by the coding sequence GTGTCTGGTGTGTCTATTACCCGGTTAAACTCGTCGGCTGAGTCGTTTAACCAGCAGCTAGATGAGTTGCTTAAGTGGGAAGCCGTTTCTAACCTTAATGTTAATCAAACTGTTGCAGAAATCATCGCTCAGATCAGGCTGCATGGCGATGAAGCATTAATAAAATATACCAACCAATTTGACCGCCTTTCAGTTAATTCAATAAATGAGTTGGCTATCTCTCCTGAAGCATTGCAAGCCGCGTTAGAGCAAATATCCCCTGAACAAAAGCAAGCACTCATAGAAGCTGCAAACCGAATTCGTCAATATCATGAAGAACAGAAAAGCTGCTCATGGCAGTATGCTGAGCTTGATGGAACCATTCTTGGCCAGCAGGTGACACCCTTGGACCGAGTAGGTGTTTATGTCCCTGGAGGTAAAGCGGCTTATCCTTCTTCAGTATTGATGAATGTGATTCCTGCTAAAGTTGCAGGAGTAAAAGAGGTGATCATGGTGGTGCCGACCCCTGATGATCAAGTTAACTCACTAGTGTTGGCTGCTGCAGCAATTGCTGGAGTAGATAAGGTCTTTCGAGTGGGGGGAGCTCAGGCAGTAGCAGCTCTAGCGTATGGCACTGCAACCATCCCCAAAGTCGATAAGGTAGTGGGACCTGGTAATATTTATGTGGCAACAGCAAAGCGAATGGTATTTGGTCAGGTTGGCATTGATATGATTGCTGGGCCATCTGAGATTCTGGTGGTCTGTGATGGCCAAACCAACCCTGATTGGATTGCAATGGATTTGTTCTCCCAGGCAGAACACGACGAAGATGCTCAAGCGATTTTAATTTCACCTGACAGCAGCTACTTAGAGGCAGTTGAAAGAAGTATTAATAAGCTGTTACCTGAAATGGAGCGAGCAGAGATTATTCGTCAGTCGCTATCTTGTCGAGGTGCTTTAATTCAAGTTACAGATATTGATGAAGCCATCGAGATTACTAATCGTATTGCGCCTGAGCACTTAGAACTATCAATTGAAAACCCTGAACAATACCTACCTGTGATTCGTCATGCCGGGGCCATTTTCATGGGGCGACATACCCCTGAAGCTTTGGGTGATTATTGTGCCGGTCCCAATCATGTGTTGCCTACCTCTGGTACTGCACGTTTCTCATCTCCGCTAGGTGTTTATGATTTTGAGAAGCGCTCTTCTATTATTCACTTTAGTGCCAAAGGTGCAACAAAAGCTGGCCAAGTGGCTTCAGTGCTGGCCAGAGGCGAAGGGCTAACCGCTCATGCCCGTTCTGCTGAGTTTCGGATCGATAAGCAGAGCATGGGAGAATAA
- the hisC gene encoding histidinol-phosphate transaminase has translation MPQKELDQAVQARVEKWIRSDIQSLKAYQVADASGLIKLDAMENPYIWGEELKQQWLAEMQQQSLNRYPDPAGTRVVAGLKEVFGIDQRYELLLGNGSDELIQIIIAALAADNLTVLSPEPSFVMYEMIAKFLRVNYVGVPLGNDFKLDLTAMLDAIEAYQPGVVFLAQPNNPTGNLFGEEKVRRVIEASPGLVVIDEAYLAFAECNALTLLADYSNLLVMRTLSKVGLAGLRLGFLVGHPGWITELNKVRLPYNINQLTQASTQFALANYHQLAEQINQLVTDREQLFESLQQLEGITVWPSQANFLLFRSHTIPAKELHQALIKERILIKCLDGVHPLLTGCLRVTVGAPAENEAFLKALTAILS, from the coding sequence ATGCCACAAAAAGAACTTGATCAAGCAGTCCAGGCACGAGTAGAAAAGTGGATTCGATCTGATATTCAGTCGCTTAAAGCTTACCAGGTTGCTGATGCTTCAGGGCTAATCAAGCTCGATGCAATGGAGAACCCTTATATTTGGGGAGAGGAGCTAAAACAGCAGTGGCTAGCGGAAATGCAGCAACAGTCGCTGAACCGTTATCCAGATCCAGCTGGAACAAGAGTTGTTGCTGGATTAAAGGAAGTGTTTGGGATAGATCAGCGCTATGAATTACTGTTAGGTAATGGCTCAGATGAACTGATTCAAATCATTATTGCGGCGTTGGCTGCTGATAATTTAACAGTGTTGTCACCTGAACCCAGCTTTGTTATGTACGAAATGATTGCCAAGTTCCTTAGGGTCAACTACGTGGGAGTCCCGCTGGGTAATGACTTTAAGTTGGATTTGACAGCAATGCTGGATGCAATCGAAGCTTATCAACCAGGTGTGGTTTTCCTGGCCCAGCCAAATAACCCAACAGGTAATTTATTTGGTGAGGAAAAGGTACGTCGAGTAATAGAGGCATCACCTGGTCTGGTAGTGATTGATGAAGCTTATTTGGCTTTTGCAGAATGCAATGCTCTGACACTGCTAGCAGATTATAGCAACCTGTTGGTCATGCGTACCTTATCTAAAGTAGGGCTGGCTGGTTTAAGGTTGGGCTTTTTAGTAGGGCATCCAGGCTGGATCACTGAGCTTAATAAAGTAAGGCTGCCGTACAATATCAATCAGTTAACTCAGGCTAGTACTCAGTTTGCACTGGCAAACTATCACCAGTTAGCTGAACAAATAAATCAGCTTGTAACAGATCGAGAGCAGTTGTTTGAGTCTCTTCAGCAGCTTGAGGGAATTACCGTCTGGCCAAGTCAAGCCAATTTTCTTTTATTCCGAAGCCATACAATACCTGCTAAAGAGTTGCATCAAGCACTCATAAAAGAACGCATCTTAATTAAATGTCTTGATGGAGTTCACCCGTTGCTTACTGGTTGCTTAAGGGTGACAGTAGGGGCGCCAGCAGAAAACGAAGCTTTTCTTAAAGCACTAACTGCAATTTTGTCATGA
- a CDS encoding amino acid ABC transporter substrate-binding protein, which yields MKKIGLVAAMTAISVSFASASISADTLSTVKKKGYLNCGVSTGLPGFSNPDDKGKWQGLDVDVCRAVAAAALGDEKKVKYIPLTAKERFTALQSGEIDILSRNTTWTLTRDVSLGLNFAGVNYYDGQGFMVSKSLGVKSAKELDGAAVCIQSGTTTELNLADYFRQHGMKYTPVVFDTSDQTVKGFEAGRCDVLTSDQSQLYALKIKLSKPNNAMVLPEIISKEPLGPVVKQGDDKWFNIVKWSLFAMINAEELSLASDNIDAKKKAKNPEVKRFVQSDGPIAKQLGLNQDWAYQVVKQVGNYGESFDRNVGKNSPLNIDRGVNSLWSKGGFMYAPPMR from the coding sequence ATGAAGAAGATAGGTCTAGTAGCGGCCATGACCGCAATCAGTGTATCTTTTGCCTCAGCCTCTATTTCTGCTGATACATTATCAACAGTTAAAAAGAAGGGTTATCTCAATTGTGGTGTTAGTACAGGGCTGCCTGGCTTTTCTAACCCTGATGATAAAGGCAAATGGCAAGGCCTGGATGTTGATGTATGCCGTGCAGTTGCTGCAGCAGCATTAGGTGATGAGAAAAAAGTCAAATATATTCCTCTTACAGCTAAAGAACGTTTCACTGCCTTACAATCAGGCGAAATTGATATCCTATCGCGTAACACCACTTGGACGCTTACTCGTGACGTTTCCCTAGGTTTAAACTTTGCCGGAGTTAACTACTATGATGGCCAAGGCTTTATGGTGAGCAAAAGTCTTGGAGTCAAGAGTGCAAAAGAGTTAGATGGTGCCGCAGTTTGTATTCAGTCAGGTACTACTACAGAATTAAACTTGGCAGACTATTTCCGTCAACATGGCATGAAGTATACGCCAGTTGTATTTGATACCTCAGACCAAACAGTTAAAGGTTTTGAGGCAGGTCGTTGTGATGTATTAACCAGTGACCAATCGCAGCTATATGCGTTGAAAATAAAACTTTCTAAACCCAATAATGCTATGGTTTTACCTGAAATTATTTCTAAAGAGCCATTGGGGCCAGTGGTGAAGCAGGGTGATGATAAGTGGTTTAACATTGTTAAATGGTCTTTATTTGCCATGATTAACGCAGAAGAACTGAGTTTAGCTTCTGACAATATTGATGCTAAGAAAAAGGCTAAAAACCCAGAGGTTAAGCGCTTTGTTCAAAGTGATGGCCCTATTGCTAAACAACTAGGCCTGAATCAAGACTGGGCTTATCAGGTGGTTAAGCAAGTTGGTAACTACGGAGAATCCTTTGACCGTAATGTCGGTAAAAACTCGCCTTTAAACATCGACCGTGGTGTTAACTCTCTTTGGAGCAAGGGCGGTTTCATGTATGCCCCTCCAATGCGCTAA
- the cysN gene encoding sulfate adenylyltransferase subunit CysN codes for MSHQSDLIASDIHAYLAEHEQKNLLRFLTCGNVDDGKSTLIGRLLHDSKMIYEDQLAAVQADSSKIGTTGEKLDLALLVDGLQAEREQGITIDVAFRYFSTAKRKFIIADTPGHEQYTRNMATGASTCDLAIILVDARYGVQTQTRRHSYIAALLGIKHLIVAINKMDLIAYSEEKFNEIKKVYLDFAEQINVSDIRFVPISALDGDNVVESSVNMPWYQGETLMQILENVTVDNDKNFNDFRFPVQYVNRPNLNFRGFSGTVSSGVIKPGDDVAVLPSGKLSKIKSIVSYDGEQKEAVAGDAITLTLADEIDVSRGDMLVKAGDQPLVGHQFSAHVVWMSEAPLTEEKQYDIKLSCNSTVGRVESIQYKIDINTLEKCTTNELQLNEIAVCKLAVNKSIVFDPYDQNRLTGSFILIDRLTNVTVGAGMIINSEIGQVKDQPVTPFQRQQRFHQQPLVIMISEGNQSFSDTSQRIERLLFDAGKTVVILPDNWDQNTYQKVIPALLLSGLIVITKAIDSVESEAVVNIDEKNNSTEELALLLAPYV; via the coding sequence ATGTCACATCAATCTGATTTAATTGCATCTGATATTCATGCTTATTTGGCAGAGCATGAACAAAAAAACCTTTTGCGTTTTTTGACTTGTGGAAATGTGGATGATGGTAAAAGCACGCTGATAGGTCGCTTGCTGCATGATTCTAAAATGATTTATGAAGATCAGTTAGCCGCAGTGCAAGCGGATAGCAGCAAGATAGGCACAACTGGAGAAAAGCTTGATTTAGCATTACTGGTAGATGGTTTACAGGCTGAGCGCGAACAGGGGATTACCATCGATGTGGCTTTTCGGTATTTTTCGACTGCAAAGCGGAAATTTATTATTGCAGATACCCCTGGCCATGAACAATATACCCGAAATATGGCGACTGGTGCTTCAACCTGTGATTTAGCGATAATTTTGGTTGATGCTCGATATGGCGTACAAACACAAACCCGTCGACACAGTTATATTGCTGCATTATTGGGAATTAAGCATTTAATTGTAGCAATTAATAAAATGGATTTAATTGCTTATTCTGAAGAAAAGTTTAATGAGATAAAAAAAGTATACTTAGATTTTGCCGAGCAAATTAATGTCAGCGATATCCGTTTTGTGCCTATTTCTGCGCTAGACGGTGATAATGTAGTAGAATCCAGTGTTAATATGCCTTGGTATCAAGGTGAAACGCTAATGCAGATTTTAGAAAATGTCACTGTTGATAATGATAAAAACTTCAATGATTTTCGTTTCCCTGTGCAATATGTTAATCGCCCTAACCTGAACTTTAGAGGGTTTAGTGGCACTGTTTCTTCGGGTGTAATCAAACCGGGAGATGACGTAGCCGTATTGCCTTCAGGGAAGCTCAGCAAGATTAAGAGTATAGTAAGCTATGATGGTGAGCAGAAAGAGGCCGTTGCAGGTGATGCCATAACTCTGACATTAGCTGATGAAATTGATGTGAGCCGGGGAGACATGCTGGTTAAGGCTGGAGATCAGCCTTTAGTCGGCCATCAGTTTAGTGCTCATGTTGTCTGGATGTCAGAAGCACCGTTAACTGAAGAAAAGCAGTATGATATTAAGCTGTCTTGTAACTCTACGGTTGGTCGTGTTGAGTCAATTCAATATAAAATTGATATTAATACGCTAGAAAAATGCACCACAAATGAGTTGCAGTTAAATGAGATTGCGGTTTGTAAACTAGCTGTTAATAAATCTATCGTATTCGATCCTTATGATCAGAACCGACTGACAGGCTCATTTATTTTAATTGATCGATTAACTAATGTTACTGTTGGCGCGGGGATGATAATTAATAGTGAAATCGGTCAAGTAAAAGACCAGCCTGTTACTCCATTTCAGCGTCAACAGAGATTTCATCAACAACCCCTCGTTATTATGATTAGTGAAGGTAACCAGTCTTTTAGCGATACCTCTCAACGTATAGAAAGGCTGTTGTTTGATGCAGGTAAAACAGTGGTCATTTTACCAGATAACTGGGATCAAAATACTTATCAAAAGGTAATTCCAGCATTACTGTTATCAGGACTGATTGTGATTACTAAAGCGATAGATAGTGTCGAAAGTGAGGCTGTGGTTAATATTGATGAAAAAAATAATTCAACAGAAGAGCTAGCTTTACTACTCGCGCCTTATGTCTAA
- the hisG gene encoding ATP phosphoribosyltransferase, with protein sequence MKQSIMIALSKGRILKETLPLLKQAGIEPTEDLNSRKLIFPTNHSHINLLIVRATDVPTYVEYGAADMGVSGKDVLLEHGSQALYEPLDLKIAECKLMTAGPIGREPGSGRLKVATKFVNIAKRYYAEQGKQVDIIKLYGSMELAPLVGLADKIIDVVDTGNTLRANGLEPQELIAHISSRLVVNKAAMKVKLHELKKIIDGLKQAVLNTTNNQ encoded by the coding sequence ATGAAACAATCAATCATGATCGCCCTTTCTAAAGGGCGAATTTTAAAAGAAACTTTACCTTTATTAAAACAAGCTGGCATAGAGCCTACCGAAGACCTTAATAGTCGCAAGCTAATTTTTCCTACCAACCACTCTCATATTAATTTACTTATTGTTCGTGCTACTGATGTTCCTACCTATGTAGAGTATGGTGCTGCTGATATGGGGGTGTCTGGTAAGGATGTGTTGCTTGAGCACGGTAGTCAGGCCCTGTATGAGCCTCTCGATTTAAAAATTGCCGAATGCAAACTGATGACTGCAGGGCCGATAGGGCGAGAGCCTGGATCTGGTCGGCTTAAAGTGGCGACCAAGTTTGTCAATATTGCCAAGCGCTATTACGCCGAGCAGGGTAAGCAGGTAGATATCATTAAATTGTATGGCTCTATGGAGCTGGCTCCATTAGTGGGCTTAGCTGATAAAATTATTGATGTGGTTGATACAGGGAATACGCTCAGGGCCAATGGGTTGGAACCACAAGAACTGATAGCGCATATTAGCTCTCGGCTAGTAGTCAATAAAGCAGCGATGAAAGTGAAGCTCCACGAATTAAAGAAAATTATAGATGGGCTCAAACAAGCTGTACTAAACACAACTAATAACCAGTAA
- the cysD gene encoding sulfate adenylyltransferase subunit CysD, which yields MAAKKQTHLSQLEAESIHIIREVAAEFDNPVMLYSVGKDSAVMLHLAMKAFYPGKLPFPLLHVDTTWKFKEMIQFRDQRVKELGLELLVHTNPEGIAQKISPFVHGSAKHTDVMKTQALKQALDKYGFDAAFGGARRDEEKSRAKERVYSFRDQNHRWDPKNQRPELWNIYNGKINKGESIRVFPLSNWTELDIWQYIHLENIPIVPLYFAKPRPVVNRDGVDIMVDDERMPLAEGEKPEMKNVRFRTLGCYPLTGAVESTATTLPDIIQEMLLTKSSERQGRVIDHDSAGSMEKKKQEGYF from the coding sequence ATGGCGGCAAAAAAGCAGACTCATTTAAGCCAGCTCGAGGCTGAGAGTATTCATATTATAAGAGAAGTGGCGGCTGAGTTTGATAACCCAGTAATGCTTTACTCTGTTGGCAAAGATTCAGCGGTTATGCTGCACCTGGCGATGAAAGCATTCTATCCAGGCAAGTTGCCATTTCCTCTATTGCACGTAGATACGACCTGGAAGTTTAAGGAAATGATTCAGTTTCGGGATCAACGAGTGAAAGAGTTAGGGTTGGAGCTGCTTGTTCATACTAACCCTGAAGGTATTGCACAAAAGATCAGCCCATTTGTGCATGGCAGTGCTAAACATACTGATGTCATGAAAACCCAAGCGCTAAAGCAGGCGCTTGATAAGTATGGCTTCGATGCTGCTTTTGGTGGCGCACGTCGCGATGAAGAAAAGTCTCGGGCCAAAGAGCGAGTTTACTCTTTCCGTGATCAGAACCATCGTTGGGACCCTAAAAATCAACGCCCAGAGCTATGGAATATTTATAACGGCAAAATTAATAAAGGCGAAAGCATCAGAGTTTTCCCCTTATCTAACTGGACAGAGCTGGATATTTGGCAATATATCCATTTAGAAAATATTCCTATTGTTCCGCTATATTTTGCCAAGCCAAGGCCGGTGGTCAATCGTGATGGCGTTGACATTATGGTTGATGATGAACGAATGCCGCTGGCTGAGGGTGAAAAACCTGAGATGAAAAACGTCAGATTTCGTACGCTAGGCTGTTACCCTTTAACTGGTGCCGTTGAGTCAACAGCAACTACTTTGCCAGATATTATTCAGGAAATGCTATTAACAAAAAGCTCTGAAAGGCAAGGCCGGGTTATTGATCATGATAGTGCCGGCTCAATGGAAAAGAAAAAGCAGGAAGGCTATTTCTAA
- a CDS encoding amino acid ABC transporter permease, translated as MPENKHNLATGNVSFWNDPAKRSLVFQAILFLAVFAVGYIIYQNTQHNLESRGITTGFEFLDAEAGFGIIQSLIPYDETHSYGRTFVVGLLNTILVAALGIFFATILGFLIGVARLSHNWLIARIAAVYIEIFRNIPLLLQIFFWYFAVLRLLPGPRQSLELANVAFLNVRGVYLPSPVLGEGFSWVLAALVLALIVIFFIKRWARRRQSETGDQFPVFWASLGVLIGLPFIVFLLSGASLQWEIPELKGFNFRGGLTIIPELSALLIALTIYTAAFIAEIVRSGIESISKGQTEAARALGVSPGKTLQLVIIPQAMRVIIPPLTSQYLNLIKNSSLATAIGYPDLVSVFAGTTLNQTGQAIEVISMTMAVYLTLSLLVSLFMNWYNKRMALVER; from the coding sequence ATGCCGGAAAATAAGCATAATCTGGCAACTGGAAACGTGAGTTTCTGGAATGACCCTGCCAAACGGTCATTAGTCTTTCAAGCCATTTTATTTCTAGCAGTTTTTGCTGTTGGATACATTATTTATCAAAATACTCAGCATAATCTCGAAAGCCGGGGAATCACCACAGGCTTTGAGTTTTTAGATGCTGAAGCTGGGTTTGGTATTATTCAAAGCCTTATTCCTTATGATGAAACCCATAGTTATGGTAGGACCTTTGTTGTAGGTCTTCTTAATACCATTTTAGTAGCTGCACTTGGGATCTTCTTTGCAACAATATTGGGTTTTTTAATTGGGGTTGCTCGGCTATCTCATAACTGGTTAATTGCTCGTATAGCTGCAGTTTACATCGAAATTTTTCGAAATATCCCTCTCTTGTTGCAAATATTTTTCTGGTATTTTGCAGTTTTAAGGCTACTGCCTGGACCAAGACAAAGCCTTGAGCTTGCTAACGTTGCTTTTCTCAATGTGCGTGGTGTTTATCTCCCTTCACCTGTTTTGGGAGAAGGGTTTAGCTGGGTCCTCGCTGCTTTGGTACTTGCTCTGATAGTGATATTTTTTATAAAACGATGGGCTAGGCGGAGACAAAGTGAGACAGGTGACCAGTTTCCTGTTTTTTGGGCCTCTCTTGGTGTGCTCATTGGTTTGCCTTTTATCGTATTTCTTTTAAGTGGAGCATCTTTGCAATGGGAAATACCTGAGCTTAAAGGGTTTAACTTTAGGGGTGGCTTAACAATTATCCCTGAATTAAGTGCGTTGCTAATTGCGCTTACTATATACACCGCGGCGTTTATTGCAGAGATTGTTCGTTCTGGGATTGAGTCAATTAGTAAAGGACAAACCGAAGCAGCTCGTGCGCTTGGTGTCAGTCCTGGTAAAACACTGCAATTGGTTATCATCCCACAAGCAATGCGCGTTATTATTCCTCCATTAACAAGTCAGTACTTGAATCTTATCAAGAACTCGTCACTAGCAACGGCGATAGGCTACCCCGACTTAGTTTCGGTGTTTGCTGGTACAACGCTAAATCAGACTGGTCAAGCTATCGAAGTTATATCAATGACGATGGCAGTATACTTGACATTGAGCTTACTCGTGTCGCTGTTTATGAACTGGTATAACAAGCGCATGGCGTTGGTGGAGAGATAA
- a CDS encoding S1C family serine protease — protein MKKLTKFLTWPTISGVLLALVILQQFPELTRKSTTPTPHLTQVDYSDGVTPASYTGDSSRASSTNHKTDKTPTLSGPVSYNHAVKKAAPAVVNIYTTKIIREHRHPIFDDPFFRDFFGYDQMPNHQRMQSSLGSGVIMSPEGYVVTNNHVIQGADEIIVALQDGRDTRARVIGTDPDTDLAVLKIDMKDLPAITLARSRNADIGDVVLAIGNPFGVGQTVTMGIISATGRNKLRLSTYEDFIQTDAAINPGNSGGALINAYGDLIGINTAIFSKSGGSQGIGFAIPSEIARDVMLSIVKHGKVIRGWLGIEAQSLTPELADAFGLKNKEGILITGVYRNGPAHQAGLQRGDIITEINGMSTKAGRKVMQQVALMQPGEQVVIEAVRNGQKLVVESVIGQRPSFKPRAKPRR, from the coding sequence ATGAAAAAACTTACCAAGTTTCTTACCTGGCCTACTATTTCTGGTGTGTTGCTAGCACTGGTGATTCTCCAGCAGTTCCCTGAATTAACCAGAAAATCTACTACACCTACTCCCCATTTGACTCAAGTTGATTATAGCGATGGAGTCACACCAGCCAGTTATACTGGCGACAGCTCTCGTGCATCTTCAACCAATCACAAAACAGATAAAACTCCAACCCTTTCAGGCCCTGTGTCATACAATCATGCGGTAAAAAAAGCAGCGCCTGCCGTAGTCAACATCTATACCACCAAAATTATCCGCGAGCATCGCCATCCTATTTTTGATGACCCATTCTTTCGAGACTTTTTTGGTTATGACCAAATGCCCAACCATCAGCGGATGCAATCCAGCCTAGGTTCTGGTGTCATTATGAGCCCAGAAGGCTATGTGGTTACCAATAATCATGTTATTCAAGGTGCAGATGAAATTATTGTCGCTTTACAAGATGGTAGAGACACCCGTGCTCGAGTGATTGGCACCGATCCAGACACAGATCTGGCTGTGTTAAAAATTGATATGAAAGACTTACCCGCCATTACCTTAGCACGCTCCAGAAATGCGGATATTGGTGATGTTGTACTGGCCATTGGCAACCCATTTGGGGTGGGACAAACCGTTACTATGGGTATTATTAGTGCTACAGGACGGAATAAATTACGCCTCAGTACTTACGAAGACTTTATTCAAACTGATGCAGCTATTAACCCAGGTAACTCAGGTGGTGCGCTGATTAATGCCTATGGTGACTTGATTGGTATAAATACAGCTATATTCTCAAAGTCAGGTGGTTCTCAAGGAATTGGCTTCGCTATCCCCTCAGAAATTGCTCGTGATGTCATGTTGTCTATTGTTAAACATGGCAAAGTTATTCGAGGCTGGCTTGGCATTGAAGCCCAGTCACTAACACCAGAGCTTGCAGATGCTTTTGGCTTAAAAAATAAAGAAGGCATTTTGATCACTGGCGTTTATCGCAACGGACCAGCACATCAAGCAGGTTTACAGCGAGGAGATATCATCACCGAAATCAATGGCATGTCGACTAAAGCTGGTCGCAAAGTTATGCAACAAGTAGCACTAATGCAGCCTGGAGAACAGGTTGTAATTGAGGCAGTCAGAAATGGACAAAAGCTCGTTGTTGAATCAGTGATTGGTCAGCGACCAAGCTTCAAACCCAGGGCAAAACCAAGGCGCTAA
- a CDS encoding Nif3-like dinuclear metal center hexameric protein translates to MAISRQSLLDFLGQTLEPQLFKDYCPNGLQVEGKDQIKTIVTGVTASLALIEAAIEKSADAIIVHHGYFWKGEAPVITGMKKRRLELLFKHEINLFAYHLPLDAHPVLGNNVQLANQLNFIPETGLEQDNLRSIGLVGSLAEALSLSKLGEQIQVTLGREPLLISGGDQPIKRIAWCTGAAQGFIDQAITHGVDAYLTGEISEPTVHTAREMGVHFIAAGHHATERYGVKALGEHIQQQLGINHYFIDIDNPV, encoded by the coding sequence ATGGCTATATCTCGCCAATCTTTGCTCGACTTTTTAGGTCAGACATTAGAGCCTCAGCTGTTCAAAGACTATTGCCCAAATGGACTTCAAGTAGAAGGAAAAGATCAAATTAAAACGATTGTTACAGGTGTAACAGCATCGTTAGCACTTATAGAAGCAGCAATAGAGAAGAGTGCTGATGCCATAATTGTGCATCATGGCTATTTTTGGAAAGGAGAAGCACCTGTTATAACTGGGATGAAAAAACGCAGGCTTGAGTTACTCTTTAAACATGAAATTAATTTATTTGCTTATCACTTACCACTAGATGCTCACCCAGTGCTGGGGAATAATGTACAGCTTGCCAATCAACTCAACTTTATCCCTGAAACTGGTCTGGAGCAGGATAATCTAAGAAGCATTGGCTTGGTAGGAAGCTTAGCTGAGGCTCTGTCTCTTTCTAAGCTTGGTGAACAAATTCAGGTAACACTTGGGCGTGAGCCGTTGTTGATATCAGGAGGAGATCAGCCAATTAAGCGAATTGCGTGGTGTACTGGTGCCGCACAGGGTTTTATTGATCAAGCAATTACTCATGGTGTTGATGCTTATTTAACGGGGGAGATTTCAGAGCCTACGGTCCATACTGCTCGAGAGATGGGCGTTCATTTTATCGCAGCTGGGCATCATGCGACTGAGCGTTATGGAGTCAAAGCGCTGGGGGAGCATATACAACAGCAACTTGGTATCAATCATTACTTTATTGATATAGATAATCCTGTTTAA